In Lysinibacillus sp. 2017, the DNA window TGCAATATATTGAAACATTGCAGCAAAAATATATCGCAGGGTTCATTATAGCTACAAATCAATTACCGGTTGAACAATATCGTAAACTAAATGTTCCAATTGTGTTACTCGACCGTTTATTAGAAATTGATTTACCTTCTGTAACTTCGGAAAATCAACTAGGTGCAGAAATGGCCACTCATTATTTAATAGAGCGACATATAAAAGAAGTAGCATTTTTAAGTGGACCTAAAAACTTAAAGCCAGTGCAACAACGTTTGGCGGGTTTTCAAAAGGCAACAATGGAGAAAAATATTAAAACGCACATTTTTGAAAGCCCGTTTGATTTTTTAGAAGCTGAAAAGATTACAAGAGAAGCTTTGACAAAGTATCCAACAATTGATGGTGTTTTTGCTAGTAGTGATATGATCGCAATGGGCGTTTTAAAGGCAGCGCATAAATTAGGCATTCGAGTTCCTGAAGAGCTACAAATTGTTGGATTTGATGGAATTGCAATCGGTGAAATCGTGACACCAGGATTGACAACAGTAGCACAAAATATTTATGCACTTGGTGAAGCCGCGACGAAAATGCTCGTTCAGCAAATTAATGGCGAAACGTTAAAGCAAAAGCATATTACCATTGAACCAAGCTTAATTATACGTGAGACAACAAAGGAGTAGATGCTGGTGATTACAGTAGTAGGAAGTATTAATATGGACATCGTTTGTCAAACGGACGTGTTTCCTAAGCAAGGTGAAACCGTATTGGGACAAAGATTTGAAACGATTCCTGGTGGAAAAGGTGCCAATCAAGCAGTTGCAGCAGCTCGCTTAGGTAGCGCGGTAACAATGATTGGAGCAGTAGGACAAGATAGCTTTGGTCCAGCACTTTTAAAAACATTACAAGATGAAACAATTGAGACAAATACAGTTGCTACTGTTGAAACAAATACAGGCATTGCCAACATCACTTTATTTGAACAAGATAACCGTATTATCGTTGTACCAGGTGCAAATTTTGAGGTAACACCAGAAATGGTGGACAAACATGAAGATGTTTTAAAAAATTCGAAGCTTGTTGTGATGCAATTAGAAATTCCTGTAGAAACAGTTGAGCATACAATGGCAATTTGTAAAAAACATGGTGTTCCCGTGTTATTAAATCCTGCGCCAGCGCGAAATTTCAAACCTGAGTGGATGGATAAAATTGCTTATGCGACACCTAATGAAACAGAATGTGCATTTATTTTCAATGAAGAAGTAGAAACATCTTTAGCAAAATATCCGAACAAACTCATCGTAACATTGGGTGAAGATGGTGCGATGTATCATAACGGCGAAAAAATTGTGAAATTGCCATGTTATAAAACAACTGCTGTTGATACAACTGGTGCTGGTGATACTTTTAATGGTGCATTTGCGCATAAAATTTGTGAAGGTGCTTCTATTGAAGATGCGGTTCATTTTGCGAATATTGCAGGTTCGTTATCGGTAGAAAAGTTTGGAGCACAAGGCGGCATGCCGACATTAGAAGCAGTAAATGCAAGAATTAAGGGAGAATGATTGTATGAAGAAGCATGGAATTTTAAATCGCGAATTGGCAGGTATTTTTGCTAAGCTTGGACATACTGATCAAATCGTTATCGCAGATTGCGGTTTACCGATTCCAGAGGGTGTACCATGTATTGATTTAGCCTATAAATTAGGTGAACCATCGTTTTTAACGATTTTAAATGTTGTGCTGGATGATTTAGTTGTGGAATCAGCAGTTTTAGCAGAAGAAATTAAAGAACAAAATGTAGCTGTGCATACCGTTGTTTCAGAGAAGTTAGCAGCGAGCTATGTATCACATGAGCAATTTAAGCAATTAACAAAAAGTGCAAAAGTTATTATTCGAACAGGTGAAACAACACCTTACGCCAACATTATTTTACAAAGCGGCGTTATTTTCTAGTAAGGGCAGGTGGGCAACATGATTGAAATGTCAGGGATTTCAAAAGCGTTTAGTGGTAACGTCGTTTTAAATAACGTGTCATTTGAATTAAAACCAGGTGAAATTCACGCTTTGATGGGTGAAAATGGTGCTGGTAAATCAACAATGATGAAGATTTTAACAGGTATATACAAGCGTGATGAAGGTGTCATTAAAGTAGATGGTCGGGAAGTTCATTTTAACTCGCCACAAGAAGCAGAAGCTTTAGGAATTGCGGTAATTCACCAGGAACTAAATATCTTACCAGATTTAACAGTGACCGAAAATTTGTTTTTAGGGAAAGAGAAAACATATGGCTTATTCGGTATTTTAAAGAAAAAAGAAATGCACGAA includes these proteins:
- a CDS encoding LacI family DNA-binding transcriptional regulator, which encodes MATIKDVAKLADVSVATVSRYLNKNGYVSSKSNLAIEKAINELDYKPNQIARSLSTKQLHIIGLIVPDISNPFFPELARAIEDTALKEGYTVILCNSDENAEKELQYIETLQQKYIAGFIIATNQLPVEQYRKLNVPIVLLDRLLEIDLPSVTSENQLGAEMATHYLIERHIKEVAFLSGPKNLKPVQQRLAGFQKATMEKNIKTHIFESPFDFLEAEKITREALTKYPTIDGVFASSDMIAMGVLKAAHKLGIRVPEELQIVGFDGIAIGEIVTPGLTTVAQNIYALGEAATKMLVQQINGETLKQKHITIEPSLIIRETTKE
- the rbsK gene encoding ribokinase; this translates as MITVVGSINMDIVCQTDVFPKQGETVLGQRFETIPGGKGANQAVAAARLGSAVTMIGAVGQDSFGPALLKTLQDETIETNTVATVETNTGIANITLFEQDNRIIVVPGANFEVTPEMVDKHEDVLKNSKLVVMQLEIPVETVEHTMAICKKHGVPVLLNPAPARNFKPEWMDKIAYATPNETECAFIFNEEVETSLAKYPNKLIVTLGEDGAMYHNGEKIVKLPCYKTTAVDTTGAGDTFNGAFAHKICEGASIEDAVHFANIAGSLSVEKFGAQGGMPTLEAVNARIKGE
- the rbsD gene encoding D-ribose pyranase, producing the protein MKKHGILNRELAGIFAKLGHTDQIVIADCGLPIPEGVPCIDLAYKLGEPSFLTILNVVLDDLVVESAVLAEEIKEQNVAVHTVVSEKLAASYVSHEQFKQLTKSAKVIIRTGETTPYANIILQSGVIF